A DNA window from uncultured Methanoregula sp. contains the following coding sequences:
- the lysA gene encoding diaminopimelate decarboxylase, which yields MKLPHHLSIKNGHLQINGQDCTALAEKYGTPLYVTSEDRVVEQFESYKKALGARYPKVQVLFAAKANGNLALMRALAAKGAGADVFSSGELHLALEAGMAPERLLFNGSSKTPADLKLAVEKGVKVSLDSLDELHQLEAVAAAAKKTVKVSFRVNPALEVPTHPKIATGLATSKFGIPHKEIPAAYREALACSHIRPVGIHCHIGSQILEVEPFVRAAEVMVRIAKELTEIGVKLEFVDLGGGLGIPYHHDTDPAPTPEDYAAKVVPVFKAGMDACGITPELWVEPGRSLVADSTVLLTRVNSTKKAHKRFANVDAGFNLLIRPAMYDSYHEVIVANKADAPLDSEYTVTGPICETGDILAPDRKLPALAAGDIIAVLDAGAYGYAMASQYNSRPRCPEVLLKGSKAGLMRRGETLDDIKSAMERPAWQQ from the coding sequence ATGAAACTCCCTCACCACCTGTCGATAAAGAACGGCCACCTCCAGATCAACGGGCAGGACTGCACAGCTCTTGCAGAGAAGTACGGGACGCCACTCTATGTCACGAGCGAGGACCGCGTAGTAGAGCAGTTCGAGAGCTACAAAAAAGCCCTCGGGGCACGGTACCCGAAGGTGCAGGTCCTCTTTGCGGCAAAGGCAAACGGCAACCTCGCCCTGATGCGGGCACTTGCGGCAAAGGGCGCCGGGGCGGATGTCTTCTCCTCCGGGGAACTTCACCTGGCCCTCGAAGCCGGCATGGCTCCGGAGAGACTCCTCTTCAACGGGAGTTCCAAGACACCGGCCGATCTGAAACTGGCAGTGGAGAAGGGGGTCAAGGTCTCCCTCGACTCCCTCGATGAACTCCACCAGCTCGAGGCGGTTGCAGCAGCAGCGAAAAAGACCGTGAAGGTCTCGTTCCGCGTCAACCCGGCGCTCGAAGTGCCGACCCATCCCAAGATTGCAACCGGACTTGCAACAAGCAAGTTCGGGATCCCGCACAAGGAGATCCCCGCCGCATACCGGGAGGCCCTTGCCTGCAGCCACATCAGGCCGGTCGGGATCCACTGCCACATCGGCTCCCAGATCCTCGAAGTCGAACCATTCGTCAGGGCAGCGGAAGTGATGGTCAGGATCGCAAAGGAACTCACCGAGATCGGCGTGAAACTTGAGTTTGTCGATCTCGGCGGCGGCCTTGGCATCCCGTACCACCACGACACCGACCCGGCGCCGACTCCCGAGGACTATGCGGCAAAGGTAGTCCCGGTCTTCAAAGCCGGTATGGATGCCTGCGGGATCACCCCCGAACTCTGGGTGGAGCCCGGCCGCTCGCTTGTCGCCGACTCGACCGTGCTTCTCACAAGAGTCAACTCCACCAAGAAGGCCCACAAGAGGTTTGCCAATGTTGATGCGGGCTTCAACCTCCTCATCCGGCCCGCGATGTACGACTCGTACCACGAGGTCATCGTGGCGAACAAGGCGGATGCGCCGCTGGACTCCGAGTACACCGTGACCGGCCCGATCTGCGAGACCGGCGATATCCTTGCACCGGACCGGAAACTCCCGGCGCTTGCTGCCGGGGACATCATCGCAGTACTCGATGCCGGGGCCTATGGCTATGCCATGGCCTCGCAGTACAACAGCCGCCCGAGATGTCCTGAAGTGCTCCTCAAGGGATCAAAGGCCGGGCTGATGCGCCGGGGCGAGACGCTGGACGACATCAAGAGCGCAATGGAACGCCCTGCCTGGCAGCAGTAG
- the radA gene encoding DNA repair and recombination protein RadA, protein MAEGPLEIEDLPGVGPSTADKLREAGYLSVESIATASPAELSEVSEISESTAKKIIKAAREIADVGGFKTGKDIFEARKDVRKLSFRVPELDTLLGGGMETQAITEMYGEFGSGKSQIVHQMAVNVQLPVELGGLGGSAIYIDTENTFRPERIEQMVNGLGLDDMPDAQEFLNNIHIARAHTSDHQMLLIDNSRELADELKTSDKPVKLFIIDSLTAHFRAEYAGRGTLAARQQKLNRHMHELFKLIDQHNAVGLVTNQVMSNPAVFFGDPTKPIGGNIVGHTATFRLYLRKSKGGKRIARLVDSPNLPEGEAPFMVEEAGLKSC, encoded by the coding sequence ATGGCTGAAGGACCATTGGAAATTGAAGATTTACCGGGCGTAGGCCCGAGCACTGCAGACAAGCTTCGTGAAGCCGGGTACCTCTCCGTTGAGAGTATCGCGACCGCATCCCCCGCGGAACTCTCCGAAGTCTCGGAGATATCGGAATCAACCGCAAAGAAGATCATAAAAGCTGCCCGCGAGATTGCGGATGTCGGGGGATTCAAGACCGGTAAGGATATTTTTGAAGCCCGGAAGGATGTCCGGAAGCTCTCGTTCCGTGTCCCCGAACTGGACACCCTTCTCGGAGGGGGTATGGAAACGCAGGCCATCACCGAGATGTATGGTGAGTTCGGTTCCGGTAAGAGTCAGATCGTCCACCAGATGGCTGTCAATGTCCAGCTTCCGGTTGAGCTTGGAGGTCTTGGCGGCAGTGCCATCTATATCGATACCGAAAATACATTCCGCCCCGAACGTATCGAGCAGATGGTCAACGGCCTCGGACTCGACGATATGCCGGATGCCCAGGAATTCCTGAACAACATCCATATCGCCCGGGCCCATACCTCGGATCACCAGATGCTCCTCATCGACAATTCCCGCGAGCTGGCGGACGAGCTCAAGACCAGCGACAAGCCGGTCAAGCTCTTCATCATCGACTCCTTAACCGCCCACTTCCGTGCCGAATACGCCGGCAGGGGCACGCTTGCCGCCCGGCAGCAGAAACTGAACCGGCATATGCACGAGCTCTTCAAGCTCATTGACCAGCACAATGCAGTAGGACTCGTCACCAACCAGGTCATGTCCAACCCGGCGGTCTTCTTCGGGGATCCGACAAAGCCCATCGGGGGAAATATCGTTGGCCACACCGCCACGTTCCGGCTCTACCTCCGCAAAAGCAAAGGAGGAAAACGCATTGCACGTCTCGTGGACAGCCCCAACCTCCCCGAGGGTGAAGCACCATTCATGGTAGAAGAGGCGGGTCTCAAGTCTTGTTGA
- a CDS encoding nucleic acid-binding protein: protein MLFHYALVDDLISKEEFERRVEAKIDDCGDLVDEPTAAMMVVGELGREHVKIKGLSAKSSLFSFFGKVVDKTDPKEFNRADGEKGWVATLLLGDETGTTRVVLWDQKAGAVLDTAIGEVLEVIGRHPGKSTKEIYALALRKASCEISCAIPAKGSLADDPVDLDLLLVSKEPPRSFTKRDGSTGELVEAIFGDASGTARIVSWVPELLAEIPAGTTVHITNAKPNNRSEGRNYSLDEKSTVSITERSIEVAFAPLSSVGDQGIYSVTGEVKQLQQPRSFTTKAGSASWVRNIIISDGRDDLKIVLWGENALVPVHTGDRVEIYHASAKPGRFGGIELGVGKGSAFRVPCEECAPLVFSGTIIAGPGCFFIDNGVERYLVEGSFAHGAEVCITGTRSGSRILPEHTEPVVLEPAALLEEIRKFRSGLTL from the coding sequence ATGCTCTTCCACTACGCGCTCGTTGACGACCTCATCTCAAAAGAGGAGTTCGAACGGCGCGTAGAGGCGAAGATCGACGATTGCGGAGATCTCGTGGACGAGCCGACCGCCGCGATGATGGTGGTCGGGGAACTGGGCCGGGAACATGTCAAGATAAAAGGGCTCTCGGCCAAATCCAGCCTTTTCTCTTTTTTCGGGAAAGTGGTTGACAAGACCGATCCCAAGGAATTCAACCGGGCTGACGGTGAGAAGGGCTGGGTTGCAACGCTTCTTCTCGGGGATGAGACCGGGACTACCCGGGTTGTACTCTGGGATCAGAAAGCGGGAGCGGTCCTGGACACTGCTATCGGGGAAGTGCTCGAAGTCATTGGCCGGCACCCGGGAAAGAGCACAAAAGAGATCTATGCCCTGGCATTGAGAAAAGCGAGCTGCGAGATATCCTGCGCAATACCCGCGAAGGGAAGCCTTGCGGATGACCCGGTGGATCTGGATCTCCTCCTGGTCTCAAAAGAACCGCCCCGCAGTTTCACCAAAAGGGACGGAAGCACCGGGGAGCTGGTGGAGGCTATTTTCGGGGATGCGTCGGGAACCGCCAGGATCGTGTCATGGGTCCCGGAACTGCTTGCGGAGATTCCCGCAGGCACAACCGTCCACATCACGAACGCAAAACCCAACAACCGGTCGGAGGGGCGCAATTACAGCCTCGACGAGAAGAGTACGGTGAGCATTACCGAACGCTCCATTGAGGTTGCCTTTGCCCCGCTTTCATCGGTCGGCGACCAGGGGATCTATTCCGTGACCGGCGAAGTCAAGCAGCTGCAGCAGCCCCGGTCGTTCACCACAAAAGCGGGTTCGGCGTCGTGGGTGCGCAACATCATCATAAGCGATGGCAGGGACGATCTGAAGATCGTGCTCTGGGGAGAGAATGCCCTCGTTCCCGTGCATACGGGTGACCGGGTTGAGATCTATCATGCCTCTGCAAAGCCGGGAAGGTTCGGCGGGATTGAACTGGGGGTAGGAAAAGGAAGTGCATTCCGGGTTCCTTGCGAAGAATGTGCTCCCCTTGTTTTTTCCGGAACGATCATTGCCGGACCGGGCTGCTTTTTCATCGATAACGGGGTTGAGCGTTACCTGGTGGAGGGATCGTTTGCCCACGGTGCCGAAGTCTGTATAACCGGGACACGATCCGGCAGCAGGATCCTCCCGGAACATACAGAACCGGTGGTGCTGGAACCGGCAGCCCTGCTCGAAGAGATCCGGAAATTCCGCAGCGGGCTTACGCTCTGA
- a CDS encoding GTPase: MPTVPTADEILDRSFRRAAKKMSEKNNKERANTEFVRAVGAAVHDRLVYIIRGFPEFDEIHPFYRELADILFGIDRIKQSLGAVGWAAKHTKMVGNQLVLQSRRAEDNLVVRKRAVARIASMVHQIDGDLIFLNEVRNGLRKLPNVEDEFTIVIAGYPNVGKSSFIRRVSSADPQVASYPFTTKGIIVGHRVMGRERIQFVDTPGILDRPAEERNQIERQALSAMMNVANIVLFILDPSEHCGYPMEVQLRLLDEVKGMVQVTVLVAANKSDITAVEGYLTMSTQTGAGVDEVLAEILTHKPEYVEKKRERAVDIRSPIVHDEDETETDAEAFNPQGVKRPRVKKPRKPRTVQQTPDKIEK; this comes from the coding sequence ATGCCGACAGTGCCAACGGCAGATGAGATCCTGGACAGGAGTTTCCGCCGGGCGGCAAAGAAGATGTCGGAAAAGAACAACAAGGAGCGCGCCAATACCGAGTTTGTCCGGGCAGTGGGAGCGGCAGTCCACGACCGGCTGGTCTATATCATCCGCGGCTTTCCCGAGTTTGACGAGATCCACCCGTTCTACCGTGAACTTGCCGACATCCTCTTCGGGATCGACCGGATCAAACAGTCTCTCGGGGCAGTAGGGTGGGCAGCCAAGCACACAAAGATGGTGGGAAACCAGCTGGTGCTGCAGTCCCGGAGAGCGGAAGACAATCTTGTTGTGCGCAAACGGGCAGTGGCCCGGATCGCATCCATGGTCCACCAGATTGACGGGGACCTCATATTCCTCAATGAAGTCAGGAACGGCCTGCGCAAGCTCCCCAATGTCGAGGACGAGTTCACTATCGTCATTGCAGGATACCCGAATGTCGGGAAATCCTCGTTCATCCGCCGGGTATCCTCCGCCGATCCCCAGGTGGCCTCATACCCGTTCACGACAAAGGGCATCATTGTCGGCCACCGGGTGATGGGCAGGGAGCGGATCCAGTTCGTGGATACTCCCGGTATCCTTGACCGGCCCGCAGAGGAACGCAACCAGATCGAACGGCAGGCCCTCTCGGCAATGATGAACGTTGCAAACATCGTGCTCTTCATCCTCGACCCGTCCGAGCATTGCGGGTACCCGATGGAGGTCCAGCTCCGCCTGCTCGATGAAGTGAAGGGAATGGTCCAGGTTACGGTGCTTGTTGCAGCCAACAAGTCCGATATCACGGCTGTTGAGGGATATCTCACCATGTCCACGCAGACCGGGGCCGGTGTCGATGAGGTTCTCGCAGAGATCCTCACCCATAAACCGGAGTACGTGGAGAAGAAACGCGAGCGGGCCGTGGATATCCGGTCGCCGATTGTCCACGATGAGGATGAGACGGAAACAGATGCCGAGGCTTTCAATCCCCAGGGAGTCAAGCGCCCGCGGGTGAAGAAGCCCAGGAAGCCCCGGACGGTCCAGCAAACGCCGGACAAGATCGAGAAATAA
- a CDS encoding histone, producing the protein MTELSQAAVERIIKKAGADRVSADATLTLSEMMEEYGAFLAKEAKKMSDHAGRKTLRGSDIRMAAEIFK; encoded by the coding sequence ATGACCGAACTTTCGCAGGCTGCGGTTGAACGCATTATCAAGAAGGCAGGGGCAGACCGTGTCAGCGCAGATGCTACGCTGACTCTTTCCGAGATGATGGAAGAATACGGGGCCTTCCTTGCAAAGGAAGCAAAGAAGATGTCTGACCATGCCGGGCGGAAGACTCTCCGGGGTTCCGATATCCGGATGGCTGCTGAAATATTCAAATAA
- a CDS encoding LL-diaminopimelate aminotransferase: MYASRMSNLPPYLFARIDEMKAEQRKKGVDLIDLGVGDPDLATPPHIVEALIAAAKDPKNHHYPDYAGLPAYRSAVAGWYKKRFGVSLDANKEVVALMGSKDGIAHIGEAFVNPGDYVLSPSPGYPVYRTGTLFAEGKVHDMPLLRENNFIPVLADIPKPVAKAAKILYINYPNNPTGAVAPDGFYREVVDFARDNDIIVVSDNAYSEIAFDGYHAPSFLQTKGAIEVGIEMHSLSKTYNMTGWRIGMAVGNAEIIAGLGRVKTNVDSGVFDAVQHAAITALSGPQDCVKEACKIYQERRDVLVKGLHSLGFDVPLPKATFYVWVPVQDCMAFASRLLTEAGIVATPGVGFGASGEGYVRFAITRPVARINEAIERMRSMNL, encoded by the coding sequence ATGTACGCATCACGCATGAGCAATCTCCCGCCGTATCTTTTTGCACGGATCGACGAGATGAAAGCCGAACAACGGAAAAAAGGCGTAGACCTCATCGACCTTGGTGTCGGGGACCCGGACCTTGCAACCCCCCCGCACATAGTTGAAGCCCTCATCGCGGCTGCAAAGGATCCAAAAAATCATCACTACCCCGATTATGCCGGGCTGCCGGCCTACCGGAGCGCAGTTGCCGGCTGGTACAAGAAGCGGTTCGGAGTCTCACTTGATGCAAACAAGGAAGTCGTTGCCCTCATGGGCTCCAAGGACGGCATAGCCCACATTGGCGAGGCGTTCGTTAACCCCGGCGACTATGTCCTCTCCCCGAGCCCCGGTTATCCCGTGTACCGCACGGGTACCCTCTTTGCCGAAGGAAAAGTCCACGACATGCCGCTTCTCAGAGAGAATAATTTTATTCCTGTGCTTGCGGACATCCCGAAGCCGGTTGCAAAAGCGGCCAAGATCCTCTACATCAACTACCCGAACAACCCGACCGGGGCCGTGGCACCGGATGGGTTCTACAGGGAAGTTGTCGACTTTGCACGCGACAACGATATCATCGTCGTCTCGGATAATGCGTACTCCGAGATTGCTTTTGACGGCTACCATGCTCCCTCGTTCCTCCAGACAAAAGGCGCGATAGAAGTGGGTATCGAGATGCACTCCCTCTCCAAGACCTACAACATGACCGGCTGGAGGATCGGGATGGCGGTCGGGAACGCGGAAATCATCGCCGGCCTCGGACGGGTCAAGACCAACGTGGACTCGGGGGTCTTCGATGCGGTCCAGCACGCAGCCATCACGGCACTCTCCGGCCCGCAGGACTGCGTGAAGGAAGCCTGCAAGATCTACCAGGAGCGCCGCGACGTTCTCGTCAAGGGGCTCCACAGCCTCGGGTTCGATGTCCCGCTCCCGAAGGCAACCTTCTATGTCTGGGTCCCGGTCCAGGACTGCATGGCTTTTGCCAGCCGGCTCCTGACCGAGGCGGGCATCGTCGCCACCCCGGGTGTCGGCTTCGGTGCAAGCGGGGAAGGGTACGTGCGTTTTGCGATCACCCGCCCGGTTGCCCGGATCAACGAGGCGATCGAACGGATGAGGAGCATGAACCTATGA
- a CDS encoding presenilin family intramembrane aspartyl protease PSH has translation MEIKKIIPFIAMPLLLLAVEIGALLISLPVQASGITAFEDPDSMANPLIFIAILLVFTAFLLILIKYNLKKVIAAIIGLSILFTFAYIYAAIVYAAIGATAAGAQGWWDAVVPGVVVYSMTAETLVATIIIVALAVFSTILLYKYPEWYVIDALGILIGAGVASIFGVSLDILPVVILLLLLAVYDAISVYKTKHMITLAEGVIDLKTPILFVIPKRRDYSFMKEGIGKLQDGGERAAFIIGMGDMIMPSILVVSANVFIKGAKLGGIINLPALGAVIGSLAGLLVLMHFVMSGKPQAGLPPLNGGTILGFLAGWAAMTLM, from the coding sequence GTGGAAATAAAAAAAATAATCCCCTTCATCGCAATGCCGCTCCTCCTTCTCGCCGTGGAGATTGGCGCACTCCTCATCTCGCTTCCCGTCCAGGCCTCGGGGATCACCGCGTTTGAGGACCCGGATTCGATGGCAAACCCGCTCATCTTCATTGCCATCCTGCTCGTCTTCACCGCATTCCTGCTGATCCTGATCAAGTATAACCTGAAAAAAGTGATAGCAGCAATCATCGGGCTCTCCATTCTCTTTACGTTTGCCTACATCTATGCCGCCATCGTCTATGCCGCGATCGGGGCAACCGCTGCGGGAGCGCAGGGCTGGTGGGATGCGGTAGTGCCTGGCGTTGTGGTCTATTCGATGACTGCCGAGACCCTTGTTGCAACGATCATTATTGTCGCGCTCGCAGTCTTCTCCACGATCCTTCTCTACAAGTATCCCGAATGGTACGTGATCGATGCCCTCGGGATCCTGATAGGTGCCGGCGTTGCCTCCATCTTCGGCGTCTCTCTGGATATCCTGCCGGTCGTGATCCTCCTCCTCCTTCTCGCGGTCTACGATGCAATCTCGGTGTACAAGACCAAGCACATGATCACCCTTGCCGAGGGAGTCATCGATCTCAAGACCCCGATCCTCTTTGTCATTCCCAAGCGCCGGGATTACTCCTTCATGAAAGAAGGGATCGGCAAGCTCCAGGATGGCGGGGAGCGGGCCGCGTTCATCATCGGGATGGGCGACATGATCATGCCCTCCATTCTCGTGGTCTCGGCAAACGTCTTCATCAAGGGGGCCAAGCTCGGCGGGATCATCAATCTGCCGGCGCTCGGGGCTGTCATCGGCTCGCTTGCCGGTCTCCTTGTGCTCATGCACTTTGTCATGTCCGGAAAACCGCAGGCCGGCCTGCCCCCGCTGAACGGCGGGACCATCCTCGGGTTCCTTGCCGGCTGGGCTGCAATGACGCTGATGTGA
- a CDS encoding CBS domain-containing protein, with product MDLSLIQRDILITLITLYHQHSHSIKGEEIADRIQRNPGTVRNQMQALKAIGLVDGVPGPKGGYVPTALAYTELNLNVSDGDTDVPIWRDGEVVEGAHVQEIDFTTLCHPDICHAVIKLFGSAKLFEIGDTITIGPTPVNKLLIRGEVYGRDEVKQSLLIATSEMISLPKQPIKNYMSSPLKSLRCLDTIKDALLLFNHEHIHGAPVIEGTVLEGIVTMSDIAFAVENDLPMSTPVNEVMTTNVEEISSDVKLFEVIKRFKEREIGRLIVVEDGKPVGILTQSDVIRVFPSL from the coding sequence ATGGACCTGTCCCTGATCCAGCGCGATATTCTCATCACCTTAATCACGCTCTACCACCAGCATTCGCATTCCATCAAAGGCGAGGAGATAGCCGACAGGATCCAGCGCAACCCCGGTACCGTGCGCAACCAGATGCAGGCCTTGAAAGCGATTGGTCTTGTCGACGGGGTCCCGGGGCCGAAAGGAGGGTATGTTCCAACCGCCCTTGCCTACACGGAGCTCAACCTGAACGTTTCGGATGGCGATACCGATGTCCCCATCTGGAGGGATGGCGAAGTTGTCGAGGGTGCGCATGTCCAGGAGATCGATTTCACCACGCTCTGCCACCCCGATATCTGCCATGCCGTGATCAAGCTCTTCGGCAGTGCAAAACTCTTCGAAATCGGGGACACGATAACCATTGGTCCTACCCCGGTGAACAAACTCCTTATCCGGGGGGAGGTCTATGGGAGGGACGAGGTCAAACAGTCGCTCCTGATAGCAACCTCGGAGATGATCTCGCTTCCCAAGCAGCCGATCAAAAATTACATGTCCAGCCCCCTCAAATCCCTCCGGTGCCTCGACACGATCAAGGATGCTCTTCTTCTCTTCAACCATGAGCATATCCACGGGGCTCCGGTCATCGAAGGTACCGTTCTTGAGGGGATCGTAACCATGAGCGATATTGCGTTTGCGGTCGAGAACGATCTCCCCATGTCGACTCCGGTAAATGAGGTCATGACCACGAATGTGGAAGAGATCTCTTCCGATGTGAAGCTCTTCGAGGTCATAAAGAGGTTCAAGGAGCGGGAGATCGGCCGGCTGATCGTTGTCGAGGATGGCAAACCCGTCGGGATCCTGACCCAGTCCGATGTCATAAGGGTATTTCCCTCGCTCTAA
- a CDS encoding phosphoglycolate phosphatase produces the protein MLKALLTDIDGTITNSSRRIDTEAVELIRSLTDQGVEVVLASGNAPCFMEALCKMIGTQGSFIAENGGVFRVGYAGIPHVQGDQAEVLRALEILQDHYRKEGKELELFSPTYRFADRAFARTVPAGEVRSILRDHPVQVLDTGYAIHLQSSGVNKGTALAALAPELGLAPTDFFAIGDSVNDLQMLQAAGISATVANAHPDIKAVAQYTAEKEYGKGFVEAVKRYYPYFLAR, from the coding sequence TTGTTGAAAGCGCTCCTGACCGATATAGACGGGACGATCACGAACAGTTCCCGCAGGATCGATACCGAAGCGGTTGAGCTGATCCGCTCGCTCACAGACCAGGGTGTCGAGGTCGTGCTTGCGAGCGGGAATGCTCCCTGCTTCATGGAAGCGCTCTGCAAGATGATAGGAACACAGGGGAGCTTCATCGCCGAGAACGGGGGGGTATTCCGGGTAGGATACGCTGGAATACCCCACGTTCAGGGAGACCAGGCAGAAGTCCTCCGGGCACTTGAGATCCTCCAGGACCATTACCGGAAAGAGGGAAAGGAACTGGAACTCTTCAGTCCCACGTACCGCTTTGCCGACCGTGCCTTTGCCCGGACCGTCCCGGCGGGGGAAGTCAGATCCATCCTCCGCGATCATCCGGTCCAGGTGCTGGACACCGGGTATGCAATCCATCTCCAGTCGTCAGGAGTCAACAAAGGAACCGCACTGGCAGCACTGGCACCGGAACTGGGGCTCGCCCCGACAGATTTTTTTGCGATCGGGGACTCGGTCAACGACCTCCAGATGCTCCAGGCAGCCGGTATCAGTGCAACCGTTGCAAATGCACACCCGGATATCAAGGCTGTTGCACAATATACAGCAGAAAAAGAGTATGGGAAAGGCTTCGTTGAAGCGGTAAAAAGATATTATCCTTATTTTCTTGCAAGGTAG
- the fen gene encoding flap endonuclease-1 produces the protein MGVALRDIIAEYKTPVTWEALPGIAAIDANNALYQFLTIIRQPDGTPLMDSKGRVTSHLSGILFRMASFMEKGIKPVFVFDGKPAALKQATIDERRKLRDTAGEKWKEAVERGDDEEAYKQARSATRVDTTIVETSKELLRLMGIPVVQAPGEGEAQASYMVAKGDARYVVSQDYDNLLFGAPTLVRNLTVSGKRKIRGRQITVSPERIVLADTLAGLKLTREQLIQIGILIGTDFNPGVDGVGAKTGLKIVLKGEFEAKIREKIPDFDPAPVIDMFLHPPVTDDYSVAAGHPDPEGIKKLLCDGYEFSEDRIGRALEGFSVKAGQKTLESWF, from the coding sequence ATGGGCGTTGCACTACGGGACATCATCGCTGAATACAAGACCCCGGTTACCTGGGAGGCTCTCCCGGGGATTGCGGCGATCGATGCAAACAATGCGCTGTACCAGTTCCTGACAATCATCCGGCAGCCGGACGGGACGCCGCTGATGGACAGCAAGGGCCGGGTCACCTCCCATCTCTCGGGGATCCTCTTCCGGATGGCAAGTTTCATGGAGAAGGGCATCAAGCCGGTCTTTGTCTTCGATGGCAAACCTGCGGCGCTGAAGCAGGCGACCATCGATGAGCGCCGGAAACTCCGGGACACTGCCGGGGAGAAGTGGAAGGAGGCCGTGGAGCGGGGCGACGACGAGGAGGCCTACAAGCAGGCCCGGTCGGCGACACGGGTCGATACCACCATTGTCGAGACGTCAAAGGAACTGCTCCGGCTCATGGGGATTCCCGTTGTGCAGGCCCCGGGGGAGGGCGAGGCCCAGGCCTCCTACATGGTGGCAAAGGGGGATGCCCGGTACGTTGTCTCGCAGGACTATGACAACCTGCTCTTCGGTGCCCCGACCCTTGTCCGGAACCTGACCGTTTCAGGCAAGCGGAAGATCCGGGGCCGGCAGATTACCGTGAGCCCGGAGCGGATCGTGCTTGCCGATACCCTGGCCGGCTTAAAGCTCACACGGGAGCAGCTCATCCAGATCGGCATCCTGATCGGGACCGACTTCAACCCGGGTGTTGACGGCGTTGGTGCAAAGACAGGGCTCAAGATCGTCCTGAAGGGAGAGTTTGAAGCAAAGATCAGAGAGAAGATCCCGGACTTCGATCCCGCCCCGGTCATCGATATGTTCCTCCACCCGCCGGTGACGGACGATTATTCGGTTGCAGCCGGCCACCCGGACCCGGAAGGGATAAAAAAACTCCTCTGCGACGGGTACGAGTTCTCCGAGGACCGCATCGGCAGGGCGCTGGAAGGCTTCTCGGTCAAAGCCGGCCAGAAGACGCTTGAGAGCTGGTTCTGA
- the cutA gene encoding divalent-cation tolerance protein CutA — translation METNNAEAAQEICVIYSTVPPSQSTDLAKRLLEKELVACVNILPVRSLYRWKGESCDEEEHLLIIKTRRDLAEQVIRALKAMHPYEVPEIIVLPVTNGHLPYLAWVHGETKKP, via the coding sequence ATGGAGACGAATAACGCGGAAGCTGCTCAGGAGATCTGTGTAATTTATTCCACCGTGCCTCCTTCCCAATCAACGGATCTGGCAAAACGCCTTCTTGAGAAAGAACTCGTTGCCTGTGTCAATATTCTGCCGGTCCGGTCACTCTACCGCTGGAAGGGAGAGTCCTGCGATGAGGAAGAGCACCTGCTCATCATCAAGACCCGGCGGGATCTTGCGGAGCAGGTGATCAGGGCCCTCAAAGCCATGCATCCCTATGAAGTACCTGAGATCATTGTGCTGCCGGTGACGAACGGGCATCTGCCGTATCTTGCATGGGTGCACGGGGAGACAAAAAAACCATGA
- a CDS encoding PRC-barrel domain-containing protein, which yields MTRVFARSLSRKKIMSNDGKLIGTLKNIRVDFDSGQVIEMIIHPDQAFATDGYNLEDDKLLLIPFEAVKDIKDYIVVDRYLARK from the coding sequence ATGACTCGTGTATTCGCCCGGAGCCTCTCCCGAAAAAAGATTATGAGTAATGATGGGAAGCTCATTGGAACCCTCAAGAATATCAGGGTAGATTTTGATTCAGGTCAGGTTATCGAGATGATCATCCATCCCGATCAGGCTTTCGCAACGGACGGCTACAATCTGGAAGATGACAAGCTCCTTCTTATCCCCTTCGAAGCGGTCAAGGATATCAAGGATTATATTGTCGTAGACCGCTACCTTGCAAGAAAATAA